The following DNA comes from Frankia casuarinae.
GGTCTTCTCCGAGGAACGACCGAACAGCATCCGGGACAGCACCGCGACCTGCTCGCTCAACTCCTCGACCCGCAGCTGCAGCTGCCCGACACGGGCCTCGGCTTTCTCCGCACACTCCTCGGCCCGCTCGGCACGCCCACGCCAGTACGCCACCTCGGTGACATCATCGGTGACAGACAGAACAGACACACCACCCAGGACACATCACCAGCGTCCTCGGTATCAGGAACTACACCCGACGTATCACGAAGAGCCCACAACCCCCCACCAGCATCCCGCGGACACTCCGCCCGACTCCCGCCACAGCCACGACACCGCCACACGGCGGAACCAGCCCCTCCACGCCATCGCCGAATACTTACGTACGGTTATTGTGTGGTTATTGCACAGAGATTGCTTGTTTATTGGGGTGGCGTTGAATCGGGTCCGCCGAACGTGGACCGTCCACTGGTTCCCGGGCCCGATGTGGCTCCTCTGGTACGTGGATCGGCGGTGAGGTGGCCTGATCGGCACGGACAGCCGGCCCGGTCCGCGCCGATCGGTTGCGAACCCCGTGCGGGGGGATGGTGGTGTCCGTACCATCCACGCACGCCATTCTCACCGACGATCTGGATCTCACCGACGATCCGGGCGAGTTGGGCGGCGCCAGGGATGTCGTCGAGCTGGGAGGCCTCCGATGATGACCGTCGCACAGTCCCATGTCCGGCTCTCCCGCGCCGCCGGGTGGCGCAGGCCCGACGACGTGGTCGTGGTCGCCCGGCCGACCCGATGGGGCAATCCCTTCGACCAGCGCGAGTGGGGGCGGTCCGCGGCGGTAGAGCTGTACGCGGCGTGGATGACCGGCAGTGGGCCGGATGTCCGGTACGACCGGTCCGGTCGCCGCTACTCGCGGTCGGAGCGGCTCGCCGAGTTGCCCGACCTGGCTGGTAAGCGGTTGGCCTGCTGGTGCCCGCCGGGCGAGCCCTGCCATGCCGACATCCTCGCAGCCCTTGTCGCCGAACGGGTGCGATGAGGGCGACTGTGAAAGCACCGTCCAAACGCCGGGCCGCGTGAAGATTGCCCCGCGATACGACACGTGTCCATCGTGCTGTCGTAGGACGCGTCGGCTTGTCCGGCGGTCCGGTCGCACGCCTGGGACCACTTCATGGCATGCTCGGTTTCGATGGCATGAGGATGTGTCAGCCGTTCGTCCCCCGGGACGGCGGGTCTGGGCACCTTCCGCGGCGTCCATGGGGTATATGGATGGACGCCCGGGCATGTCGTCCCGTAGGCCGGGTCCTCATCGTGGAGGTTTGTTGTGAAGCGTGTCGGAGCGATTGTTCTGTTGGTTGCCCTGGTTGGTGGCGGGTTCCTCTTCCGTCGTCAGCGCGGCAAGCAGGACGCGTAGCCTCGCGTCGTCCCTCGGGTCGCGGGAGATCACCCGACCCGGGCGACTTGTGACGGTCCGCGACGAGCCGGTGTGAACTCGGGGTTGACCCGGAAACGCCGGTGTTGCGGCGGGGTGAGCTGCCCGATGTCCGGGCATGGCCGACCCTAGACTCCGCCTGTGCATCGGTTTGACGCGCAGGCTGCCGACCTCGTCCGCGCGATATGTGACTTTGCCCGCGTCCGGCTCGGATTCGATCCGGTACCGCTGGACGCGCCATTGTCATGGGACGAGTTGGCGGCGGCGGTGGGATCCACGATCACCGCCGAGGGCATCGGTGGCCGTCGCGCTCTCGAGGTGTTCGACGAGGAGCTGTCCCGCGCCTGTATCTCGACGGATCATCCCCGCAATCTCGCCTTCATCCCGGCCGCTCCGACTAAGGCGGCTGTATTGTTCGATCTGGTGGTCGGGGCGTCGTCCATCTACGCGGGCAGCTGGATGGAGGGCGCGGGCGCGGTCTTCGCGGAGAACGAGGCGCTGCGATGGCTGTCGGACCTCGCGGGCTTCCCCGCCTGCGCCGGTGGGCTGTTCGTACCGGGGGGCACCGTCGGCAACCTGTCGGCGCTGGCCGCCGCCCGGCATGCCGCCCGGAGCCGGTTGACCGCCGCCGGTCGGCCGACTCCACCGCGATGGCGGTTCGTCTGTGGGGCCGAAGCGCACTCCTCCCTCTACCAGGCCGCCACGGTGCTCGACACCGAGGTCGTCGTCGTGCCGACGGATGACGCCGGACGACTGACCGGTCCGCTGTTGGCCGAGGCGCTGGACCGGCTCGCCGAGCAGGACGGCGCCCAGGCCGTCGACGGCGTGTTCGCGGTGGTGGCGACCGCAGGGACCACCCAGTTCGGCACCGTCGATGACATCCGCGGGGTGGTGGACGTCTGTCAGGCCCGCGGGCTGTGGGTACATGTGGACGGCGCCTACGGGCTGGCCGCGCTCGCCGCCGCATCGACCCACTCTCTCTTCGACGGGATCGCCGAGACCGACTCGTTCATCGTCGATCCGCACAAGTGGCTGTTCGCGCCGTTCGATGCCTGCGCGCTGGTGTATCGCGATCCGGCGGTGGCCCGGGCGGCGCACGGCCCGCAGCGGGCCGGCTACCTCGAGGTCCTGGATTCGGCGGGGGCCTGGAACCCGTCGGACTACGCCATCGGGCTGTCCCGGCGGGCCCGCGGGCTGCCGTTCTGGTTCTCGCTGGCGACGCATGGCACCTTGGCCTACGGCCGGGCCATCGAGTCCACGCTGGCGACCGCCCGGGCGGCCGCGCTCCAGATCGCCGCGCTGCCTTACGTCGAGCTGGTGCGGGAACCGCAGCTGTCGATCGTGGTGTTCCGTCGGCTGGGTTGGCAGGCCGCGGACTACCAGCGGTGGAGCGAGAACCTGCTGCGGGACGGTTTCGCGTTTGTTCCGCCCACCGTGCACGAGGGCGAGACCGTCGCCCGGTTCGCCATCGTCAACCCGCGGACCACCGTTGACGACATCGGCGCGATCCTCGCCACGATGGCCTGATCCTCGCCGCGATGGGCTCCCTCTCCCCGCCGTCCGGTCTCCCCGCCGGCCCGGTGCCCGGGCTTGATCCTCCGGGACCGCTGTGCGGGCCCGGCCAGCACGCGAAGAGCGAGACGTGCCGCTAGGGCGGTGGAGGTGGGATTTGAACCCACGGAGGGGTTGCCCCCTCACACGCTTTCGAGGCGTGCGCCCTCGGCCACTAGGCGACTCCACCGCGGACTAGCCTACCGGACGTCGCGAGAGTCCGGTTCGCCGGGGTGTGTAGGGGTCCGACGGCGCCGAGGCTGCGGCCCGTCGCCCCGAACCGGGCGAGCGTGGCGGCGGTGTGCCGGCTAGCGCCCCGCCGGGCGCCGGCGCGCGGCGAAGAACTCCGCCAGGAGGGCGCCACACTCGTCGGCGCGGATCCCGGCGACCACTTCGGGTCGATGATTGAGCCGCCGGTCCCGCACCACGTCCCAGAGCGAGCCGACCGCCCCGGCCTTCTCGTCAACCGCGCCGTAGACGAGGCGGTCCACCCGGGCGAGCACGAGGGCCCCCGCGCACATGGTGCAGGGCTCCAGCGTGACCACGAGGGTGGCTCCCGGTAGCCGCCAGGAACCCGTCCGGCGCGCGGCCGCCCGCAGGGCGATCATCTCGGCGTGGGCGGTGGGATCGGCGCCGCGTTCCCGCTCGTTGTGCCCGAGCCCGAGCACCGTGCCGTCCTCGGTCACCACCAGGGCACCCACCGGGACGTCGGCGTGGTCCGGGGCCAGGCGGGCCTCGCGCAGGGCGAGCCCCATCGCCTCGTGGAAGCGGTCCGGTCCGGGCGGACCGCTCAGCCGGGCGGGAGCGCCCGCCCGGGGGTACTCGTCGGGATCGGTCATCCCGGATCAGCGGGCCGGCGGCGCGGGACCGAAGCGGTGGGCTCAGCCACGTGCGTCATCGAGGATCTCCCCCGCCCCGGCCCGTTCGCTGAGCGCGCTGATCACATCGCCTGGCAGCATCCCCTCCTCGCCGATCAGTTCCAACAACGCCTCCGCGGGGGTGCCCAGATCGCCGAGTAGATCGAGATCGCCCACGGGGGCGGCATGGGTGACGGCGGACGCGTCATCCTCGTCGTCCGGGGTGGTCAGCCCCGCCATCGAGGGCAGCGCGTCGGCGAACAGGCGTTCGGCGAGGTCGGAGGTCACCAGGACCCGGCGATCGGAGAGGAAGACCTGCGGATCCGGGTCGTCGGGACACACCCGGACCACCGCGAGGTACTCGTCGTCCTCCTCGAGGAAGGCGACGACGGGGCCATCACCCAGATCCCGCATCATGTCGGTGAGGGCGTCGAGGTCGTCGACGTCGGCCGGGTCGAGATCGTGCACCGACCAGTGGCCGTGTACCCGCGCGATCGCGATTGCCTTCGTGGTCACTGTGCGCCCTCACGTCCCTTCTGCAACCGCGCGGCGGACCCGGGCCGGCCGTGCCGGTCCGGGATGCCCGCCCGGCGCGGCCCCCGGTGGCCAAACCGGCGCACCCGCGCCGACCAGCCGTGTTCCGCCTGTGATTCTCACCTGTGGGGGCGGCCGTGGGTATTCCGGTTCACCCTGTCAGGTGAGTTCTACCGCGATGCCGCGTCGATTCCGCGACGGTGGTCCGGTCGACACCTTCCCCAACGGACTATGGGTAACGCCAGCTCACGTGAGGTAATGTCCGGGCTGGAACAAACCCCCGTCCGGGGGCGCTACCGGGTGGTACCGGGCCGATGACCGGGGACTGGACCGGGATCTATCGGAACAGAAGACGGGGCGGGCTTCGCCGCCCGGTGCCGTCGTGGCACTGTAGAAACCGCGATGACGACATCAATCCCCCGCCGGTTCACCGCCAGGACCCAGGCCGCGCTCGCCGTTGAACGCCTGGCGGCCGAGGCGTCACGCCGGCTCGGCCGTGGTTCCGGCGAGATGATCGGTGGCAAGCTCGCGCTGCGGGTATCCCCGGCGGCGCTCGCCGAGGTCGGCTCCCACCGGATGACCGCCTGCGTGTCGGGCACCAACGGCAAGACCACCACCACGAGGCTGCTTGCCCGGGCCCTGGGCACCCTGGGGCCGGTCAAGTCGAACAGCGGCGGGGCGAACATGGCGCCCGGGGTGCTGGCCGCGCTGTCCCGGCCGCCGTTTGACGCGGCGGCGGCTCTCGAGGTGGACGAGATCTGGCTGCCGAAGGTGGCCAGGGAGATCTCGCCGCGGGTGGTCCTGCTGCTGAACATCAGCCGTGACCAGCTCGACCGGTCCAACGAGACGCGGCGCATCGCCGCCATGTGGCGCGAGCTCGGCTCGGAGCTGCGCGACACGACGGTGGTCGCGAACGTCGATGATCCCCTGGTGGCCTGGGCGGCGGCGGGCTGGCACCGGCAGGTCTGGGTGTCGGCGGGGCAGAACTGGACGGCGGACGCGATGGTCTGCCCGCAGTGCGCCCGGCTGCTACACCGCAACAGCAGCGGCTGGTGGTCCGAGTGCGGGCTGGCCAGGCCCGAGCCGATCGTCGCGGTCACCGGCTCCCGGGAACTACTCTGGTACGGCCGCACCATCGAGGCCCGGCTCGATCTGCCCGGACGGGTGAACCTCGGCAACGCGGCGATGGCCGCCGCCGCGGCCCGGGAGTTCGGCGTCGAGATCGAGGATGCGCTTGCGGCCATGACCGGCCTGGGCGATGTGCAGGGTCGCTATCAGGAGGTGGCGCTCGGCGAGGAGGGCCATCGAGGCCGGCTGCTGCTGGCGAAGAACCCCGCTGGCTGGGTGGAGATGATGGAGCTGTTGGCGGACGCGCCGCCGCGGCCTGTCGTCATCGACTTCAACTCCCAGACCGCTGACGGGCGGGATCCGTCCTGGATCTGGGACGTGCCGTTCGAACGGCTCGCCGGCCGGCAGGTGCTGGTCACCGGGGAGCGCAAGGAGGACATGAGCGTGCGGCTGGCCTATGCGGAGGTGCCGCACAGCGTGTATGCCAGTGCGCGGGACGCGGCCCTGGCCGCCAACGAGAAGGTGGTCGACGTCGTCGCCAACTACACGGCGTTCCGCGATCTGCTGGTGAGGTCCACGCAGTGAGGTTGTGCGCGTGGCTAGGTTGTGCACGCGGCGAGGTTGTGCACGCAGTGAGGTTGTGCGCGAGATGAGGGGATCCACGCGATGACGGGCGGCTCTGCGACCAGGATCGCGCTGATCTACCCCGAGCTGCTTGGTACCTACGGCGACGGCGGTAACGCGATCGTGCTGTCCCAGCGCCTGCGCTGGCGTGGTTTGCCGGTCGAGGTGGTGAACGTTCCCGCGGGGTCGGCGGTGCCCGAGAGCTGTGATATCTACCTGCTCGGCGGCGGCGAGGACGCACCGCAGGTCCTCGCCGCGGACGGCATCCGGCAGAACCGGGCGATCCGGCGAGCGGTGAGCTCGGGAGCGGCGGTGCTCGCCGTGTGCGCCGGCTACCAGGTGATCGGCGCGACCTTCCCATCCGGTGGGGAGATCCACGAGGGGCTGAATCTCGTCGACGTGGAGACCCGTCGCTCCTTCGGCCCGTCGGACGCGCCGCCGGCGCGTGCGGTCGGGGACATCGTGGTGGAACCGGACGCACGGCTCGGCCTGCCCACCCTGTACGGGTATGAGAATCACGCCGGGCGGACGAGGCGGTTGCCCGGCGCGAGCGGCATCCCGCTCGGTACGGTCCGGCTCGGGATCGGTGACGGTGAC
Coding sequences within:
- a CDS encoding DUF4326 domain-containing protein codes for the protein MMTVAQSHVRLSRAAGWRRPDDVVVVARPTRWGNPFDQREWGRSAAVELYAAWMTGSGPDVRYDRSGRRYSRSERLAELPDLAGKRLACWCPPGEPCHADILAALVAERVR
- a CDS encoding pyridoxal phosphate-dependent decarboxylase family protein; translated protein: MHRFDAQAADLVRAICDFARVRLGFDPVPLDAPLSWDELAAAVGSTITAEGIGGRRALEVFDEELSRACISTDHPRNLAFIPAAPTKAAVLFDLVVGASSIYAGSWMEGAGAVFAENEALRWLSDLAGFPACAGGLFVPGGTVGNLSALAAARHAARSRLTAAGRPTPPRWRFVCGAEAHSSLYQAATVLDTEVVVVPTDDAGRLTGPLLAEALDRLAEQDGAQAVDGVFAVVATAGTTQFGTVDDIRGVVDVCQARGLWVHVDGAYGLAALAAASTHSLFDGIAETDSFIVDPHKWLFAPFDACALVYRDPAVARAAHGPQRAGYLEVLDSAGAWNPSDYAIGLSRRARGLPFWFSLATHGTLAYGRAIESTLATARAAALQIAALPYVELVREPQLSIVVFRRLGWQAADYQRWSENLLRDGFAFVPPTVHEGETVARFAIVNPRTTVDDIGAILATMA
- the tadA gene encoding tRNA adenosine(34) deaminase TadA, which produces MTDPDEYPRAGAPARLSGPPGPDRFHEAMGLALREARLAPDHADVPVGALVVTEDGTVLGLGHNERERGADPTAHAEMIALRAAARRTGSWRLPGATLVVTLEPCTMCAGALVLARVDRLVYGAVDEKAGAVGSLWDVVRDRRLNHRPEVVAGIRADECGALLAEFFAARRRPAGR
- a CDS encoding tRNA adenosine deaminase-associated protein, which produces MTTKAIAIARVHGHWSVHDLDPADVDDLDALTDMMRDLGDGPVVAFLEEDDEYLAVVRVCPDDPDPQVFLSDRRVLVTSDLAERLFADALPSMAGLTTPDDEDDASAVTHAAPVGDLDLLGDLGTPAEALLELIGEEGMLPGDVISALSERAGAGEILDDARG
- a CDS encoding MurT ligase domain-containing protein, whose protein sequence is MTTSIPRRFTARTQAALAVERLAAEASRRLGRGSGEMIGGKLALRVSPAALAEVGSHRMTACVSGTNGKTTTTRLLARALGTLGPVKSNSGGANMAPGVLAALSRPPFDAAAALEVDEIWLPKVAREISPRVVLLLNISRDQLDRSNETRRIAAMWRELGSELRDTTVVANVDDPLVAWAAAGWHRQVWVSAGQNWTADAMVCPQCARLLHRNSSGWWSECGLARPEPIVAVTGSRELLWYGRTIEARLDLPGRVNLGNAAMAAAAAREFGVEIEDALAAMTGLGDVQGRYQEVALGEEGHRGRLLLAKNPAGWVEMMELLADAPPRPVVIDFNSQTADGRDPSWIWDVPFERLAGRQVLVTGERKEDMSVRLAYAEVPHSVYASARDAALAANEKVVDVVANYTAFRDLLVRSTQ
- a CDS encoding type 1 glutamine amidotransferase encodes the protein MTGGSATRIALIYPELLGTYGDGGNAIVLSQRLRWRGLPVEVVNVPAGSAVPESCDIYLLGGGEDAPQVLAADGIRQNRAIRRAVSSGAAVLAVCAGYQVIGATFPSGGEIHEGLNLVDVETRRSFGPSDAPPARAVGDIVVEPDARLGLPTLYGYENHAGRTRRLPGASGIPLGTVRLGIGDGDGGTDGIVDGRVIGTYLHGPVLAQNPALADLLLSWVHGPLPPLDAPREVEVLRQARRRALAVT